The genomic window CGGCGCGGCCGGGGCCGGCTCATCCGCGGTACCGGACGGCGTACCCGAGAAGGGCGCGTCGGCCGGCACGGCCGGCACGCCCGGGGGCGGAGTCGCGGGCTCGGGCGTGGCGTCGGAGAAGAGCGGGGCGGGCTCGCCCGGTTCGGCGGCGAGTTCGGGCCGGACAGGCGACGGCCCGGACGGCGTACCGCCCGGGCCGGACACGGCACCCGCCGTTGTCTCGTCGTGGGTCACCCGGTCAGTCCGCCGGCCGGACGATGATGCGCCGGTTCGGCTCGACGCCCTCGGACTCGCTCTCCACGCCGCTCATCGCGTTCACCACGTCGTGCACGCACTTGCGCTCGAACGCGGACATCGGCTCGAGGCGCACCGGCTCGCCGTACTCCTTGACCTTCTCGACGGCGTTCTTGGCGACGGCGGCGAGCTCCTTGCGCCGGTTGGCCCGGTAGCCACCGACGTCGAGCAGCAGCCGGCTCGGCGTGCCGGTCTGCCGGAACACCGCCAGCCGGGCCAGCTCCTGGAGCGCCTCCAGGGTGGCGCCGCGCTGGCCGACCAGGTTCTGCAGGCTGGCACCGACCACCTCGACGACCGGACGGCCGCCGGAGACCAGCTCGTCGATGTCGCCGTCGTAGTCGAGGATGTCGAGCAGGCCCTCGACGTAGTCCGCCGCGATCTCGCTCTGCCGGAACAGCTCGCTCTCGGCCGGCGCCTTCTTCTCCCGGGCCGCCTCGGCCTCGATCTCCTCGACGTCGTCGGCAACGGCGGCCGGCGCGGTCTCCTCGTCCAGGGACTGCTCGGCGCTGGGGATGCTGGTGTCGGTCACGGTCTCATCTCCGTACTCGCTCGGCCGGACCGTCGGGTCCGCTGGTCTCCCGGGGCCGGCGGGAGGTCTCGCCGGTGCCCACGGGCACGTCTGTACGGGCAGTTTCGCCCGGGACCGCGCTGCGCGCGGCGGTTCCGGCCCGGCGCCGACCGAACGGTGGCTGCACGGGGCCGGAAGGGGCCGCCGCCGGGGTCCCGACGGCGGCCCGGAGGCTCAGCCCTGCCGCTTGGCCGGGCGGGTCTTCTTCGGGTTGACCGGCTTGGCACCGGGCTTCGGGCCGGCCACCTTGGGGGTGGTGACCTGCGGCTTCGCCGGCGCCGGGGCGGCCTTGCGGCCGAGCAGGCCGCCGGTCTTCACCGGCTGCGCGCCGGTGCGGCCCGCGGCGCCGGGCTTGGGGGTCACCAGCGGCGGGAACTTGCGGAGCACCCACTGCTGCTGCCCGAGGGTGAAGAGGTTGTTGGTGACCCAGTAGATGATCACACCGATCGGGAAGATCGAGCCGGACACCAGCAGCGACACCGGGATGCCGTAGAGCATCAGCCGCTGCACCATCCGCTGCTGCGGGTCCTCCGCCCAACCGGTCTTGAGGATCATCTGACGGCTGGTCAGGTAGGTGGTGGCGATCATGATCAGGACCAGGATCCCGGCGATCAGCTTGACCGTGCCGCCGTTGGCGCCGAGGCGGGCCAGCTCGTCGGCCGTCGAGCCGAACTTGCCGGCGATCGGGGCAGTGAAGAGCTTGGCGTTGGACGCGCTGTCGAACTGCTCGACGGTCCAGCCGTACAGGGTCTTGCTCTGCTTGGCCGGGTCGAGCCGGCGCAGCACGTGGAAGAGGCCCAGGAAGACCGGGATCTGGAGGAACATCGGAAGGCAGCCCATCAGCGGGTTGGCCTTTTCCTTCCGGTAGAGCTCCATCATCTCCTTCTGGAGCGTCTCCCGGTCACCCTTGTGCTTCTCCTGGAGCTCCTTGACCTTCGGCTGGAGCGCCTGCATCGCCCGCTGCGACTTGATCTGCTTGACGAAGACCGGGAAGAGGATCACCCGGACCGTCACCACCAGGAAGATGATGGCAAGGATCCAGGACCAGTTCGTACCGATCACCGCGTCGATCGGCACCCCGATGGCGTCCCAGGCCGAGTGCCAGGTCAGCAGGATCCACGAGATCGCGTAGTAGATCCAGTCGAGACTCAATTCTCAGGCTCCAGTCACATCGGCACGGCGGTGACCGCCCGGCTCCGGCACCGGGTCATGACCACCTGGGTGAAAGGGGTGGCAGCGCGACAGCCGCCGGACCGTCAGCCAGGCTCCCCGGAACGCACCGTGCCGGGACACCGCCTCCACGGCGTAGGCACTGCACGACGGGTAGAACCGACAGCGGGCCGGCAGCGCCGGGCTTATCCAACGACGGTACGCGACGATGGGCGCCAGCAGCACTCGGGCACCGGTTGTCATCGGCCGCGGGGCGCCGTTTCCGCCGCTCACCGGGGCCGCCGACCCCGGGGGACCCGCGCGGCGGCGACGGCGGCGTCCAGGTCGGCCGCGAGCCGGGCGTACGACGCCTCGGCGGCCGCGGGCAGTGCCCGTACCACCAGGGTGCTCCCGGCGGGGAGCTGGTCGAGCCGCTCGCGGACCAGGTGCCGGAGCCGCCGTCGGACCTTGTTCCGGACCACGGCGTTGCCGACGGCCTTGGACACGACGAAGCCGGCGCGGCTCGGTGCGGAGGTCTCCGCACCGGTCTTCCGCGCCGGCTCCGGCGAGGTTGTCGCGGTGGGTCCGGTGGTCGGGGGGAGGGTCAGGTGCACCACGACGGCGCCGCGGCCGACGCGTCGGCCACCCCGGACCGCTGCGGCGAAGTCGCTACTGCGCCGCAGTCGCTGTGCGGCCGTCAGCACGACTGCCCACGTCCCCGGACCGGACCGATCGGCCTCAGGCCGACAGGGTGGTGCGGCCCTTGGCGCGACGGGTGGCGATGATGGCGCGGCCGGCACGGGTGCGCATGCGCAGCCGGAAGCCGTGGGTCTTCGCGCGCCGGCGGTTGTTCGGCTGGTAGGTGCGCTTGCTCACGTCAGGCTCTCCGTTTTCGTACGCCCCACGCGGGGGATCGCCCGGGGTCGTGTGGTGGTCCAGGCCACCTCGGCGGTGGCCTCCGATCGGTGCTGCCCGGCGACGCGGAACCTCGGCGATGCGGGGAAGCGACCGCGGACAGCAAGCACCCATCACCCTAGCAGAGGGCGAGAGAGCAGCCGCTCCAGCCTACGCAGGGGGGCAATGACCGTCAAACATCACACCCGCGCCCGCCAGCGCGCCCGGAGCACGACCGAAGGGGCGGTTTTCACTGATGTTGACAAGGGTGCCACCACCTCGACGGTTGATGCCGCAGGGTCCGCGCTGTTAGCGTGCCCGATTGCGGTCAGCGTCGGGGGGTCCGGGTTGTCGCTGACAGGCAAGACCGGACAAGGCAGTGAATCGTTCGGCACGGTGAACCCGCTTCAGCACCCCTCGTGGATCAGGGGGCAGGTCCGACCCGCGTCCGGTGGGCGGCCACAATCGTCGGTGCACAGGCTGTGGATAACCTGTGGATGACGACCGGTCAGCCGTCCGGGTGGGTGTGACGCACACCCGCACGAACGCGGTGGCGGGCCCGGAACGGTCGCTGGACAGCAGCGGCGGCCGGGAGCAGAGGCGAGGGGGGTGGCACGACGGTGACCGGAGCGACCGACCTCGCCGCGGTGTGGACTGCGACGACCGACGAACTCGCCGACGAGATCATCTCCGCGCAGCAACGGGCGTACCTGCGCCTCACCCGGCTGCGGGCGATAGTCGAGGACACCGCCCTGCTCTCCGTGCCGGACGCCTTCACCCGGGACGTGATCGAGTCGCGGCTCCGCCCGGCCATCACCGAGGCGCTCAGCCGGCGGCTCGGCCGGTCCATCCAGGTCGCCGTCACCGTGCGCGTCGCCGAGGACCCCGCCGCCCGGCCCGCGGGCACCGTCTACCGGGCCAGCCCCGAACCGGCCGACCTCGAGCCACCCCAGGATCTGCTCGCCGGCTTCGACCAGACCGGCCCCGCCCCGGACGGCACCGCCTTCCCCGGGCTCGGCTACCCGTCGCGGCCCGACGAAACCGGCTACCCCTCCCGGGGCGACGAAGCCGGTTACCGGGAGGAGCGCCCCGAGCCGCCGGCCGAGGAGCCGGCGCCCCGGCAGCGCACCGCCGACAGCGGCCGGCCGCAGCTCATCCCGGCCAGCCGGGACGGTCAGGACACCCTGTTCGGCGCGGCCTTCGCCGAGCCGCTGTCCGCCGCCCGGCCCGCCGAGCGCCGGGGCTTCGACGAACGAGCCGCCCGGGTCGAGCCGCCGGCCGCCGACACCCGCGGGTACGAGCCCCGGTACCGGGAGAGCGCCGCCGCCGACCCGCAGCCGCTGCGCGGCCTGCCCCGGGACAGCGGTACCGACAGCGGACCGGGTCGCGGTGGCATGGATCGCCGGCCGGGCGGCCGGGACGACCGCCGCCCCGGCGGCGCGGAGAGCGGCAACCGGCTCAACCCGAAGTACATGTTCGAGACGTTCGTCATCGGCTCCTCGAACCGCTTCGCGCACGCGGCGAGCGTCGCGGTGGCCGAGTCGCCGGCGAAGGCGTACAACCCGCTCTTCATCTACGGCAGCTCCGGGCTGGGCAAGACCCACCTGCTGCACGCCATCGGCCACTACGCGACGACGCTGGGCAACGCCCGCTCGGTGCGGTACGTCTCGACCGAGGAGTTCACCAACGACTTCATCAACTCGCTCCGCGACGACAAGACCCAGGCATTCCAGCGCCGCTACCGGGACGTCGACATCCTGCTGATCGACGACATCCAGTTCCTGGAGAACCGCGAGCGCACCCAGGAGGAGTTCTTCCACACCTTCAACACCCTGCACAACGCCAACAAGCAGATCGTGATCACCTCCGACCGGTCGCCGCGGCAGCTCGCCACGCTGGAGGACCGGATGCGGACCCGGTTCGAGTGGGGCCTGCTGGCCGACATCCAGCCGCCGGACCTGGAGACCCGGATCGCGATCCTGCAGAAGAAGGCGGCGCAGGAGCGGATGTACGCCCCGCCGGACGTGCTGGAGTTCATCGCCTCCCGGGTGTCGAACTCGATCCGGGAACTGGAGGGGGCGTTGATCCGGGTCACCGCGTTCGCCAGCCTCACCCGGTCGACCGTCGAGCTGTCGCTGGCCGAGGAGGTGCTGCGGGACTTCATGCCCGACGGCGCCGGGCCGGAGATCAACGCCGACCAGATCATGGTCTCCACCGCGGACTACTTCGGGGTGAGCCTGGAGGATCTGCGCGGCCAGTCCCGCTCCCGGGTGCTGGTCAACGCCCGGCAGGTGGCCATGTACCTGTGTCGGGAGTTGACCGAGTTGTCGCTGCCCCGGATCGGGCAGGCCTTCGGCGGCCGGGACCACACCACCGTGATGCACGCCGACCGGAAGATCCGCCAGCAGATGGCGGAGCGGCGCTCGCTCTACAACCAGATCGCCGAGCTGACCAACCGGATCAAGCAGAACACCTGAGTCGTACGCCAGCACCGGCGTCCGCCGGTGCTGGCGCCAGGAACGCCCGGTCGAGCCTCGGCCGGGCGTTCTCCGCGTCTGTGGACGCCCCGGGGTTGACCCTGCACCGGCTTCAGGGCCCAGGATGGCTGTCATGTTCGTCCACAGGACCGCCCGGTTGTCCACATCCCCTGTTCCACAGACGGTGGATAACCACGCTCCGTCCATGGGCGGTTACCCACAGACTGTGGACAACTCCTGGGGACGAGGCTGTGGACGCCTGGGGACGACGGTCGAGTTGTCCACCGACGACGGTCGACCTGTGGGCGGCCTGTTGAAGGTTCTGGGGACGACGTCGATCAACGCCGTCCAGCCTGTCCACAACGTTGGGGAGAAACCCGGTGGATTACCGGTGGACAACCGGTGGACAACCGTGGACAACCTGGGGGTCGACTGCGCCTGTGGATCCGGACACGGGTTTTGCCCCCGGTTCTCCACAGCCAAACCACCGGTGGATAACCTGTCTGGCCTGCGCAGACGTCGGTTCTCCACAGTTTGCACAGGTGCGATGAAGACGATGAGTTATCTCTTCTAAACAACAAAAACCAATCATCACCGTTGGACTTCCTGTGGATCGGGCCGGAGCGCTGCCGCCGGCAGTCGCCCGGGCACCTGGATCCATGGGGTCGGGCGCACAGCCGATGCCCATGCGCCCTAAGGTGCGATGGGTACCCGCACGGTCGGGCGGGACGGTGGGCAGCGGTCGGCATGAGAGAGTTGTCGCTGACGTCGACGCGGAGGCATTGATGAAGTTCCGAGTGGAGCGCGACGCGCTCGCCGAGGCGGTCGCGTGGACCGCCAAGAGCCTGCCCAACCGACCTTCCGTACCGGTGCTGGCCGGGGTGATGCTCCGGGTCACCGACGGCAACCTCCAGGTTTCCGGCTTCGACTACGAGGTCTCCAGCCAGGTCACCGTCGAGGTGCAGGGGGACGCCGACGGTGCCGCCCTCGTCTCCGGCCGCCTTCTCGCCGAGATCACCAAGGCCCTGCCCGCCAAGCCGGTGGACATCGCCGCGGTCGGCGCCCACCTGGAGCTGGTCTGCGGCAGCGCCCGCTTCACCCTGCCGACCATGCCGGTGGAGGACTACCCGGCCCTGCCGGAGATGCCGGAGAGCGCCGGCACGGTCGACGCCGCCGCGTTCGCGGCGGCCGTCGCCCAGGTCGCCGTCGCCGCCGGCCGCGACGAGACGCTGCCGATGATGACCGGCGTACGCCTCGAGCTCTCCGGCGGCACGCTCGCCATGCTCGCCACCGACCGCTACCGCCTCGCGCTGCGCGAGATGGAGTGGAACCCGGACGACCCCGAGGTGAGCATCAACGCCCTGGTGCCGGCCCGGACCCTGAACGACACGGCGAAGGCGCTCGGCCCGCTCGGCGGCCAGGTCAACATGGCGCTCTCCCAGGGCGGCGCCGGCGAGGGCATGATCGGCTTCTCCGGCGGCACCCGCCGGACCACCAGCCGGCTGCTCGACGGCGCCAACTACCCGCCGGTGCGCTCGCTCTTCCCGGCCAGTCACAACGCCGAGGCGCGGGTTCCGGTGAGCACCCTGATCGAGGTGGTCAAGCGGGTCGCCCTGGTCGCCGAGCGGGCCACGCCGGTGCTGCTCAGCTTCAGCGCCGACGGGCTGGTCGTCGAGGCCGGTGGCACCGAGGAGGCCCGGGCCAGCGAGGCGATGGAGGCCATCTTCACCGGTGACCCGCTGGCCATCGGCTTCAATCCGCAGTACCTGATCGACGGCCTGGCCAACCTGGGTGCCCAGTACGCCCTGCTCTCGTTCGTCGACGCCTTCAAGCCGGCGGTGATTTCCCCCGCCGGCGAGGATGGGGAGGTCATCCCGGGGTACCGGTACCTCATCATGCCGATCCGCGTGTCCCGCTGATCGCGCCCCAGCAGACCCCAGACGCACGGAGGTAGGAGCAGATGCAGCTCGGCCTGGTAGGACTCGGCCGGATGGGCGGCAACATGCGCGAGCGGTTGCGCGCCGCCGGTCACGAGGTGGTCGGCTTCGACCGCAACGCGGAGCTGAGCGACGTCGCGAGCCTGGCGGAGCTGGCCGAGAAGCTGGAGTCGCCGCGCGCGGTCTGGGTGATGGTTCCGGCCGGCGTCACCGACGCCACCATCGACGAGCTGGCCGGCGTGCTCGGCGCGGACGACATCATCATCGACGGCGGCAACTCGCGCTTCAGCGACGACGGCCCGCGCGCGGAGCGGCTCAACGAGCGGGGCATCGGCTACCTCGACGTCGGCGTCTCCGGCGGCGTCTGGGGCCGGCAGAACGGGTACGCCCTGATGGTCGGCGGCGCCCAGGAGCACGTCGAGCGGCTGATGCCGATCTTCGAGTCGCTCAAGCCGGAGGGCGAGTTCGGGTTCGTGCACGCCGGGCCGGTCGGCGCCGGGCACTACGCCAAGATGGTGCACAACGGCATCGAGTACGGCCTGATGCACGCCTACGCCGAGGGCTACGAGCTGCTCGCCGCCTCGGAGCTGGTGACCAACGTGCCGGGCGTCTTCAAGTCCTGGCGCGAGGGCACGGTGGTCCGGTCCTGGCTGCTCGACCTGCTCGACCGCGCGCTGGACGAGGACCCGGAGCTGGCCGAGCTGAGCGGCTACACCGAGGACACCGGCGAGGGCCGGTGGACCGTCGACGAGGCGGTCCGGCTCGCCGTGCCGCTGAACGTCATCACCGCCTCGCTCTTCGCCCGGTTCGCCTCCCGGCAGGAAGACTCGCCCGCGATGAAGGCCGTCGCCGCGCTGCGCCAGCAGTTCGGCGGCCACGCCGTCCGCAAGCGCTGACCGGTATCCACAGCCTGTGTACGTCCGCCGGCTCGAACTGGTCGACTTCCGCTCCTACGAGCGGGTCGGCGTCGACCTGGAGCCGGGCCCGAACGTGCTGATCGGCGCGAACGGCGTCGGCAAGACCAACCTGGTCGAGGCGTTGGGCTACGTGGCGACCCTGGATTCGCACCGGGTCGCCACGGACGCCCCGCTGGTCCGGATGGGCGCCTCCTCGGCGGTGATCCGCTGCGCGGTGGTGCACGACGGGCGGGAACTCCTGATCGAGCTGGAGATCGTCCCCGGCAAGGCCAACCGGGCCCGGCTCGGCCGCTCGCCGGCCCGCCGCGCCCGGGACGTGCTCGGCGCGCTGCGGCTGGTGCTCTTCGCCCCGGAGGACCTGGAACTCGTCCGGGGCGACCCGGCCGAGCGCCGCCGCTACCTGGACGACCTGCTGGTCACCCGGCAGCCCCGGTACGCCGGGGTACGCGCCGACTACGAGCGGGTGGTCAAGCAGCGCAACGCCCTGCTCCGGACGGCGTACCTGGCCCGCAAGACGGGCGGCTCGCGGGGCGGAGACCTCTCCACCCTCGCGGTGTGGGACACCCACCTGGCGCAGCACGGCGCGGAGCTGCTCGCCGGTCGGCTGGAGCTGGTCGCCGCGCTCGCGCCGCACGTGACCAAGGCGTACGACGCGGTGGCGGCGGGCAAGGGGGCGGCCGGGATCGCGTACCGGCCGTCGCTGGAGCTGCCCGACCCGACCGTGGACCGGGCCGCGCTGGCCGAGGCGCTGACCGCCGCGCTCGTCGAGTCGCGCTCGGCGGAGATCGAACGGGGCACGACGCTGGTCGGGCCGCACCGGGACGACCTGGCGCTCACCCTGGGGCCGCTGCCCGCGAAGGGGTACGCCAGCCACGGCGAGTCCTGGTCGTACGCGCTGGCCCTGCGGCTGGCCGGGTACGACCTGTTGCGCGCGGACGGCATCGAGCCGGTGCTGGTGCTCGACGACGTCTTCGCCGAGTTGGACACCGGCCGCCGGGAGCGGCTGGCCGAGCTGGTCGGCGGGGCGAGCCAGCTCCTGGTGACCTGCGCGGTGGACGACGACGTGCCGGCGGCCCTGCGCGGCACCCGGTACGAGGTGGGCGAAGGGACGGTACGCCGTGTCGGATGAGCCGCAGCTCCCACCGGCCCGGCTGGGACCGGCGGGCGGTGGTCGTGGGATCGCGTACCGGCCGTCGCTGGAGCTGCCCGACCCGACCGTGGACCGGGCCGCGCTGGCCGAGGCGCTGACCGCCGCGCTCGTCGAGTCGCGCTCGGCGGAGATCGAACGGGGCACGACGCTGGTCGGGCCGCACCGGGACGACCTGGCGCTCACCCTGGGGCCGCTGCCCGCGAAGGGGTACGCCAGCCACGGCGAGTCCTGGTCGTACGCGCTGGCCCTGCGGCTGGCCGGGTACGACCTGTTGCGCGCGGACGGCATCGAGCCGGTGCTGGTGCTCGACGACGTCTTCGCCGAGTTGGACACCGGCCGCCGGGAGCGGCTGGCCGAGCTGGTCGGCGGGGCGAGCCAGCTCCTGGTGACCTGCGCGGTGGACGACGACGTGCCGGCGGCCCTGCGCGGCACCCGGTACGAGGTGGGCGAAGGGACGGTACGCCGTGTCGGATGAGCCGCAGCTCCCACCGGCCCGGCTGGGACCGGCGGGCGGTGGTCGTAACCCCGGAAGCGGAGCGGACGAGCGGGCCGGGCGTGCCGCCGGAGCCGCCGCTGGCGGGCGTGGGCGTGGCGCGCGCCCGGCGGACGGGCGTGCCGACGACGCGGCCGCGGAGCGCGGGGCCGCGTCGGCCCGTGCGGAGGCCTCGTCCGGCGGCGGGCCGGCGTCGACGGGCGCGACCGACGGTGAGGCCGGGCCGGCCGGGCCGGAGCTGGCCCGGGCGGTGCTGGACGCGGCGAAGGCCCGCCGGCAGGCGGCGGCGAGGCCGCGCCGGAGCGCGGTGGACGGCGACGGCGGTGGTGGGGAGCGCCGGCTGCGCGGCTACTCCGGACCCGGGCCGGACCCGCGTGACCCGCAGCCGCTCGGCGCGGTGCTGAACCGGCTGGTGAAGGCGCGCGGCTGGCAGCAGCCGGCGGCCGAGGCGACGGTCTTCGGCGCCTGGGAGCGGGTGGTCGGGCCGGAGGTGGCCCAGCACAGCCGCCCGGTGAAGCTGGAGAACGGTGAGCTGACCGTGGAGGCCCGCTCCACCGCCTGGGCGACCCAGCTGCGGCTGCTCGCCGGCTCGCTGATCAAGCAGATCGCCAGCGAGGTCGGCCACAACGTGGTGCGCAAGCTGCACATCCACGGCCCGGCCGCGCCGTCCTGGTCCCGGGGCCCCCGCCGCGTCCGCGGCCGTGGCCCGCGCGACACCTACGGCTGATCCACTCGACAGTCGGCAGGTCGCGGTATCCCGTCAGTAGGAGACCGCGACCTGCAGCGAACCGCCGACGGTCAGGCGTCGGCGTAGACGGCGAAGCCGCGGTCGGCGCAGCGGCGGTAGAAGGCGGCGAGCACGCTCAGCTCGGCGCAGGTGAAGTTCCACTGCGGCGGGTCGCCGTTCTCGTCGCGGAGCCCGTCCAGCCGGGTGTCGAGCCAGCGCAGCTGCTGCTCGGCGAGGCGACCGTCGGCCATCAGCGAGCGGAGCACCTCGCTGACCGACTCGAAGGTCACCGCCTCGCCGAACGGCCGGTGCTGGGCGACGAACTTCTCCACCCCGCCGGCGATCCACGAGCACCCGTCGGGGTCGATCACCGGGTCCTCGTCCTCGGCGGCGGCGTCAGTGGCGTAGAGCACATTTTCCAGCCCGAGGATCAGGTCGACCAGCTCGGTGTACGCGGTCGCCCGCACCGTGCCGGTCTTGGCGATCAGCTCGGCGAGCGCCGCGGTCGGGGCGGAGATCCGGGGCATGTCCGCGATCTCGCCGAAGTCGACGAACTCGGCCGGCGCGACCGGGTCGTAGAAGCGGCCGGTCCGCGGCCAGTGCACCGCGACATTGTCCAGCCCCATCTGGCGTCACCTCTTACAACACGTTGTCGGACCGATCGGTTCGATCGTCCCGGTTCCGTCCGGGAAAGATCAAGACCGCTGCGGCGGGCGCCGCAAAGGTACGGCACGTCCGGTTCGGCCGCGACCCCTGGGCGGTTACGCCCGAGTATCGATCCGGTGGCCGGTCGCGCCCCCGATAGGGGCCTGGCGTGTAGGGGGAGTCGCAGACAGCACGGTTCGGCCGGCTACGGAGGTCTCAGCCGCCCCGCAGGGGTGCCGAGTGGCGGTTTAGTCGTGTGCGCACAGTAAGATTGACGACGAGACGAAGACCCGACCCGGAGCGACGGACACGGGCCCCCGAGGGCCCTTGATCATTGTCCCGGATCGGGTCGAGCCGATCGCGATCCGCGGGCAACCGCGGCGACCGGCGTACGCGATCCGTGACCTGGAGAACCCGGGGCCGGTCCGTGCGCCGACGTCGCGTCCTGTCCGCCGAACCCGCGCCCCCGCGCCTCGGCGCGGTCGGCGCGAGAAAGTGGCCGAGGGTGGCAACGCAGGACAAGCAGGAGTACGGCGCCGAGTCGATCACCGTCCTGGAGGGGCTGGAGGCGGTCCGTAAGCGGCCCGGCATGTACATCGGGTCGACGGGCGAACGTGGTCTGCACCACCTCGTGTGGGAGGTCGTGGACAACGCCGTGGACGAGGCGATGGCCGGCTACTGCGACACCATCGACGTGGTGCTGCGCGCCGACG from Micromonospora kangleipakensis includes these protein-coding regions:
- the dnaN gene encoding DNA polymerase III subunit beta, translated to MKFRVERDALAEAVAWTAKSLPNRPSVPVLAGVMLRVTDGNLQVSGFDYEVSSQVTVEVQGDADGAALVSGRLLAEITKALPAKPVDIAAVGAHLELVCGSARFTLPTMPVEDYPALPEMPESAGTVDAAAFAAAVAQVAVAAGRDETLPMMTGVRLELSGGTLAMLATDRYRLALREMEWNPDDPEVSINALVPARTLNDTAKALGPLGGQVNMALSQGGAGEGMIGFSGGTRRTTSRLLDGANYPPVRSLFPASHNAEARVPVSTLIEVVKRVALVAERATPVLLSFSADGLVVEAGGTEEARASEAMEAIFTGDPLAIGFNPQYLIDGLANLGAQYALLSFVDAFKPAVISPAGEDGEVIPGYRYLIMPIRVSR
- the rpmH gene encoding 50S ribosomal protein L34 produces the protein MSKRTYQPNNRRRAKTHGFRLRMRTRAGRAIIATRRAKGRTTLSA
- the rnpA gene encoding ribonuclease P protein component, with protein sequence MLTAAQRLRRSSDFAAAVRGGRRVGRGAVVVHLTLPPTTGPTATTSPEPARKTGAETSAPSRAGFVVSKAVGNAVVRNKVRRRLRHLVRERLDQLPAGSTLVVRALPAAAEASYARLAADLDAAVAAARVPRGRRPR
- a CDS encoding DUF721 domain-containing protein, which encodes MSDEPQLPPARLGPAGGGRNPGSGADERAGRAAGAAAGGRGRGARPADGRADDAAAERGAASARAEASSGGGPASTGATDGEAGPAGPELARAVLDAAKARRQAAARPRRSAVDGDGGGGERRLRGYSGPGPDPRDPQPLGAVLNRLVKARGWQQPAAEATVFGAWERVVGPEVAQHSRPVKLENGELTVEARSTAWATQLRLLAGSLIKQIASEVGHNVVRKLHIHGPAAPSWSRGPRRVRGRGPRDTYG
- the yidD gene encoding membrane protein insertion efficiency factor YidD; translated protein: MTTGARVLLAPIVAYRRWISPALPARCRFYPSCSAYAVEAVSRHGAFRGAWLTVRRLSRCHPFHPGGHDPVPEPGGHRRADVTGA
- a CDS encoding protein jag; the protein is MTDTSIPSAEQSLDEETAPAAVADDVEEIEAEAAREKKAPAESELFRQSEIAADYVEGLLDILDYDGDIDELVSGGRPVVEVVGASLQNLVGQRGATLEALQELARLAVFRQTGTPSRLLLDVGGYRANRRKELAAVAKNAVEKVKEYGEPVRLEPMSAFERKCVHDVVNAMSGVESESEGVEPNRRIIVRPAD
- the yidC gene encoding membrane protein insertase YidC, giving the protein MSLDWIYYAISWILLTWHSAWDAIGVPIDAVIGTNWSWILAIIFLVVTVRVILFPVFVKQIKSQRAMQALQPKVKELQEKHKGDRETLQKEMMELYRKEKANPLMGCLPMFLQIPVFLGLFHVLRRLDPAKQSKTLYGWTVEQFDSASNAKLFTAPIAGKFGSTADELARLGANGGTVKLIAGILVLIMIATTYLTSRQMILKTGWAEDPQQRMVQRLMLYGIPVSLLVSGSIFPIGVIIYWVTNNLFTLGQQQWVLRKFPPLVTPKPGAAGRTGAQPVKTGGLLGRKAAPAPAKPQVTTPKVAGPKPGAKPVNPKKTRPAKRQG
- the recF gene encoding DNA replication/repair protein RecF (All proteins in this family for which functions are known are DNA-binding proteins that assist the filamentation of RecA onto DNA for the initiation of recombination or recombinational repair.); this translates as MYVRRLELVDFRSYERVGVDLEPGPNVLIGANGVGKTNLVEALGYVATLDSHRVATDAPLVRMGASSAVIRCAVVHDGRELLIELEIVPGKANRARLGRSPARRARDVLGALRLVLFAPEDLELVRGDPAERRRYLDDLLVTRQPRYAGVRADYERVVKQRNALLRTAYLARKTGGSRGGDLSTLAVWDTHLAQHGAELLAGRLELVAALAPHVTKAYDAVAAGKGAAGIAYRPSLELPDPTVDRAALAEALTAALVESRSAEIERGTTLVGPHRDDLALTLGPLPAKGYASHGESWSYALALRLAGYDLLRADGIEPVLVLDDVFAELDTGRRERLAELVGGASQLLVTCAVDDDVPAALRGTRYEVGEGTVRRVG
- the dnaA gene encoding chromosomal replication initiator protein DnaA, which encodes MTGATDLAAVWTATTDELADEIISAQQRAYLRLTRLRAIVEDTALLSVPDAFTRDVIESRLRPAITEALSRRLGRSIQVAVTVRVAEDPAARPAGTVYRASPEPADLEPPQDLLAGFDQTGPAPDGTAFPGLGYPSRPDETGYPSRGDEAGYREERPEPPAEEPAPRQRTADSGRPQLIPASRDGQDTLFGAAFAEPLSAARPAERRGFDERAARVEPPAADTRGYEPRYRESAAADPQPLRGLPRDSGTDSGPGRGGMDRRPGGRDDRRPGGAESGNRLNPKYMFETFVIGSSNRFAHAASVAVAESPAKAYNPLFIYGSSGLGKTHLLHAIGHYATTLGNARSVRYVSTEEFTNDFINSLRDDKTQAFQRRYRDVDILLIDDIQFLENRERTQEEFFHTFNTLHNANKQIVITSDRSPRQLATLEDRMRTRFEWGLLADIQPPDLETRIAILQKKAAQERMYAPPDVLEFIASRVSNSIRELEGALIRVTAFASLTRSTVELSLAEEVLRDFMPDGAGPEINADQIMVSTADYFGVSLEDLRGQSRSRVLVNARQVAMYLCRELTELSLPRIGQAFGGRDHTTVMHADRKIRQQMAERRSLYNQIAELTNRIKQNT
- the gnd gene encoding phosphogluconate dehydrogenase (NAD(+)-dependent, decarboxylating) gives rise to the protein MQLGLVGLGRMGGNMRERLRAAGHEVVGFDRNAELSDVASLAELAEKLESPRAVWVMVPAGVTDATIDELAGVLGADDIIIDGGNSRFSDDGPRAERLNERGIGYLDVGVSGGVWGRQNGYALMVGGAQEHVERLMPIFESLKPEGEFGFVHAGPVGAGHYAKMVHNGIEYGLMHAYAEGYELLAASELVTNVPGVFKSWREGTVVRSWLLDLLDRALDEDPELAELSGYTEDTGEGRWTVDEAVRLAVPLNVITASLFARFASRQEDSPAMKAVAALRQQFGGHAVRKR